The proteins below come from a single Rosa rugosa chromosome 2, drRosRugo1.1, whole genome shotgun sequence genomic window:
- the LOC133731814 gene encoding uncharacterized protein LOC133731814 isoform X5 produces the protein MYRIASSFASSTPKKLLVLRGIRVSSNRNYVAQGLTFHIGPRAALFEVADAAKSTTAALLQRVSHLAEAYGVTMGSKDANGIGCYEDKYKNACETLAKQATNTAGGDAVLTQATVTECCQSIGAGVISEDKSFSIDRLLMSPTLNQLIRHNRTEKSRTNRNRALDKCPQKQGVCLRVFTRTPKKPNSALRKVAKVRLSNRNDVFSYIPGEGHNLQEHSMVLIRGGRVKDLPGVKFHCIRGVKDLLGLPNRRRGRSKYGAEKPKSA, from the exons ATGTACCGCATAGCTTCATCCTTCGCCTCTTCAACTCCTAAGAAGCTGCTG GTCCTCCGCGGTATTAGGGTTTCATCCAATAGGAACTATGTGGCGCAAGGTCTCACCTTCCACATTGGGCCTCGCGCCGCCTTGTTTGAGGTTGCCGACGCTGCCAAGTCCACCACGGCCGCTCTCCTGCAACGTGTCTCTCACCTCGCGGAGGCCTACGGAGTTACCATGGGATCAAAG GATGCCAATGGCATTGGTTGTTATGAGGATAAGTACAAGAATGCTTGCGAAACGCTTGCGAAACAGGCTACTAATACTGCTGGAGGAGATG CTGTCTTGACCCAGGCAACAGTCACAGAATGTTGCCAGTCCATAGGTGCTGGG GTTATAAGTGAAGACAAAAGTTTCAGTATCGACAGACTGCTCATGTCACCCACATTAAATCAATTGATCCGTCATAATAGAACTGAGAAAAGTCGCACGAACCGTAATCGAGCTTTGGATAAATGCCCCCAAAAGCAAGGAGTATGCCTACGGGTTTTTACGAGAACACCCAAGAAGCCAAATTCAGCTCTGCGTAAGGTAGCCAAAGTAAGGCTGAGCAATCGAAATGATGTATTTTCTTACATTCCAGGTGAAGGTCATAATTTGCAGGAACATTCTATGGTCTTAATAAGAGGGGGCAGAGTGAAAGATTTGCCAGGTGTGAAATTCCACTGTATCAGAGGAGTTAAGGATTTGCTGGGACTTCCAAACCGAAGGAGAGGCCGATCAAAATATGGTGCAGAGAAGCCCAAGAGCGCCTGA
- the LOC133731814 gene encoding chaperonin CPN60-2, mitochondrial-like isoform X4 encodes MYRIASSFASSTPKKLLVLRGIRVSSNRNYVAQGLTFHIGPRAALFEVADAAKSTTAALLQRVSHLAEAYGVTMGSKDANGIGCYEDKYKNACETLAKQATNTAGGDGTTSAAVLTQATVTECCQSIGAGVISEDKSFSIDRLLMSPTLNQLIRHNRTEKSRTNRNRALDKCPQKQGVCLRVFTRTPKKPNSALRKVAKVRLSNRNDVFSYIPGEGHNLQEHSMVLIRGGRVKDLPGVKFHCIRGVKDLLGLPNRRRGRSKYGAEKPKSA; translated from the exons ATGTACCGCATAGCTTCATCCTTCGCCTCTTCAACTCCTAAGAAGCTGCTG GTCCTCCGCGGTATTAGGGTTTCATCCAATAGGAACTATGTGGCGCAAGGTCTCACCTTCCACATTGGGCCTCGCGCCGCCTTGTTTGAGGTTGCCGACGCTGCCAAGTCCACCACGGCCGCTCTCCTGCAACGTGTCTCTCACCTCGCGGAGGCCTACGGAGTTACCATGGGATCAAAG GATGCCAATGGCATTGGTTGTTATGAGGATAAGTACAAGAATGCTTGCGAAACGCTTGCGAAACAGGCTACTAATACTGCTGGAGGAGATG GTACAACTTCTGCAGCTGTCTTGACCCAGGCAACAGTCACAGAATGTTGCCAGTCCATAGGTGCTGGG GTTATAAGTGAAGACAAAAGTTTCAGTATCGACAGACTGCTCATGTCACCCACATTAAATCAATTGATCCGTCATAATAGAACTGAGAAAAGTCGCACGAACCGTAATCGAGCTTTGGATAAATGCCCCCAAAAGCAAGGAGTATGCCTACGGGTTTTTACGAGAACACCCAAGAAGCCAAATTCAGCTCTGCGTAAGGTAGCCAAAGTAAGGCTGAGCAATCGAAATGATGTATTTTCTTACATTCCAGGTGAAGGTCATAATTTGCAGGAACATTCTATGGTCTTAATAAGAGGGGGCAGAGTGAAAGATTTGCCAGGTGTGAAATTCCACTGTATCAGAGGAGTTAAGGATTTGCTGGGACTTCCAAACCGAAGGAGAGGCCGATCAAAATATGGTGCAGAGAAGCCCAAGAGCGCCTGA
- the LOC133731814 gene encoding chaperonin CPN60-like 2, mitochondrial isoform X2, which yields MYRIASSFASSTPKKLLVLRGIRVSSNRNYVAQGLTFHIGPRAALFEVADAAKSTTAALLQRVSHLAEAYGVTMGSKDANGIGCYEDKYKNACETLAKQATNTAGGDAVLTQATVTECCQSIGAGVPSIFANGQREIGEFLARALENVEKKGHVSSLKDSGIGENRRAILDDPATLIGREVISEDKSFSIDRLLMSPTLNQLIRHNRTEKSRTNRNRALDKCPQKQGVCLRVFTRTPKKPNSALRKVAKVRLSNRNDVFSYIPGEGHNLQEHSMVLIRGGRVKDLPGVKFHCIRGVKDLLGLPNRRRGRSKYGAEKPKSA from the exons ATGTACCGCATAGCTTCATCCTTCGCCTCTTCAACTCCTAAGAAGCTGCTG GTCCTCCGCGGTATTAGGGTTTCATCCAATAGGAACTATGTGGCGCAAGGTCTCACCTTCCACATTGGGCCTCGCGCCGCCTTGTTTGAGGTTGCCGACGCTGCCAAGTCCACCACGGCCGCTCTCCTGCAACGTGTCTCTCACCTCGCGGAGGCCTACGGAGTTACCATGGGATCAAAG GATGCCAATGGCATTGGTTGTTATGAGGATAAGTACAAGAATGCTTGCGAAACGCTTGCGAAACAGGCTACTAATACTGCTGGAGGAGATG CTGTCTTGACCCAGGCAACAGTCACAGAATGTTGCCAGTCCATAGGTGCTGGG GTTCCCTCTATTTTTGCAAATGGTCAACGAGAGATTGGAGAGTTCTTAGCAAGGGCATTGGAGAACGTTGAAAAGAAAGGACAT GTTTCTTCCCTCAAAGATTCTGGTATAGGGGAAAATAGGAGAGCCATTTTAGATGATCCAGCCACCCTCATTGGGCGAGAG GTTATAAGTGAAGACAAAAGTTTCAGTATCGACAGACTGCTCATGTCACCCACATTAAATCAATTGATCCGTCATAATAGAACTGAGAAAAGTCGCACGAACCGTAATCGAGCTTTGGATAAATGCCCCCAAAAGCAAGGAGTATGCCTACGGGTTTTTACGAGAACACCCAAGAAGCCAAATTCAGCTCTGCGTAAGGTAGCCAAAGTAAGGCTGAGCAATCGAAATGATGTATTTTCTTACATTCCAGGTGAAGGTCATAATTTGCAGGAACATTCTATGGTCTTAATAAGAGGGGGCAGAGTGAAAGATTTGCCAGGTGTGAAATTCCACTGTATCAGAGGAGTTAAGGATTTGCTGGGACTTCCAAACCGAAGGAGAGGCCGATCAAAATATGGTGCAGAGAAGCCCAAGAGCGCCTGA
- the LOC133731814 gene encoding chaperonin CPN60-like 2, mitochondrial isoform X1: MYRIASSFASSTPKKLLVLRGIRVSSNRNYVAQGLTFHIGPRAALFEVADAAKSTTAALLQRVSHLAEAYGVTMGSKDANGIGCYEDKYKNACETLAKQATNTAGGDGTTSAAVLTQATVTECCQSIGAGVPSIFANGQREIGEFLARALENVEKKGHVSSLKDSGIGENRRAILDDPATLIGREVISEDKSFSIDRLLMSPTLNQLIRHNRTEKSRTNRNRALDKCPQKQGVCLRVFTRTPKKPNSALRKVAKVRLSNRNDVFSYIPGEGHNLQEHSMVLIRGGRVKDLPGVKFHCIRGVKDLLGLPNRRRGRSKYGAEKPKSA; this comes from the exons ATGTACCGCATAGCTTCATCCTTCGCCTCTTCAACTCCTAAGAAGCTGCTG GTCCTCCGCGGTATTAGGGTTTCATCCAATAGGAACTATGTGGCGCAAGGTCTCACCTTCCACATTGGGCCTCGCGCCGCCTTGTTTGAGGTTGCCGACGCTGCCAAGTCCACCACGGCCGCTCTCCTGCAACGTGTCTCTCACCTCGCGGAGGCCTACGGAGTTACCATGGGATCAAAG GATGCCAATGGCATTGGTTGTTATGAGGATAAGTACAAGAATGCTTGCGAAACGCTTGCGAAACAGGCTACTAATACTGCTGGAGGAGATG GTACAACTTCTGCAGCTGTCTTGACCCAGGCAACAGTCACAGAATGTTGCCAGTCCATAGGTGCTGGG GTTCCCTCTATTTTTGCAAATGGTCAACGAGAGATTGGAGAGTTCTTAGCAAGGGCATTGGAGAACGTTGAAAAGAAAGGACAT GTTTCTTCCCTCAAAGATTCTGGTATAGGGGAAAATAGGAGAGCCATTTTAGATGATCCAGCCACCCTCATTGGGCGAGAG GTTATAAGTGAAGACAAAAGTTTCAGTATCGACAGACTGCTCATGTCACCCACATTAAATCAATTGATCCGTCATAATAGAACTGAGAAAAGTCGCACGAACCGTAATCGAGCTTTGGATAAATGCCCCCAAAAGCAAGGAGTATGCCTACGGGTTTTTACGAGAACACCCAAGAAGCCAAATTCAGCTCTGCGTAAGGTAGCCAAAGTAAGGCTGAGCAATCGAAATGATGTATTTTCTTACATTCCAGGTGAAGGTCATAATTTGCAGGAACATTCTATGGTCTTAATAAGAGGGGGCAGAGTGAAAGATTTGCCAGGTGTGAAATTCCACTGTATCAGAGGAGTTAAGGATTTGCTGGGACTTCCAAACCGAAGGAGAGGCCGATCAAAATATGGTGCAGAGAAGCCCAAGAGCGCCTGA
- the LOC133731814 gene encoding chaperonin CPN60-like 2, mitochondrial isoform X3, which produces MYRIASSFASSTPKKLLVLRGIRVSSNRNYVAQGLTFHIGPRAALFEVADAAKSTTAALLQRVSHLAEAYGVTMGSKDANGIGCYEDKYKNACETLAKQATNTAGGDGTTSAAVLTQATVTECCQSIGAGVPSIFANGQREIGEFLARALENVEKKGHVISEDKSFSIDRLLMSPTLNQLIRHNRTEKSRTNRNRALDKCPQKQGVCLRVFTRTPKKPNSALRKVAKVRLSNRNDVFSYIPGEGHNLQEHSMVLIRGGRVKDLPGVKFHCIRGVKDLLGLPNRRRGRSKYGAEKPKSA; this is translated from the exons ATGTACCGCATAGCTTCATCCTTCGCCTCTTCAACTCCTAAGAAGCTGCTG GTCCTCCGCGGTATTAGGGTTTCATCCAATAGGAACTATGTGGCGCAAGGTCTCACCTTCCACATTGGGCCTCGCGCCGCCTTGTTTGAGGTTGCCGACGCTGCCAAGTCCACCACGGCCGCTCTCCTGCAACGTGTCTCTCACCTCGCGGAGGCCTACGGAGTTACCATGGGATCAAAG GATGCCAATGGCATTGGTTGTTATGAGGATAAGTACAAGAATGCTTGCGAAACGCTTGCGAAACAGGCTACTAATACTGCTGGAGGAGATG GTACAACTTCTGCAGCTGTCTTGACCCAGGCAACAGTCACAGAATGTTGCCAGTCCATAGGTGCTGGG GTTCCCTCTATTTTTGCAAATGGTCAACGAGAGATTGGAGAGTTCTTAGCAAGGGCATTGGAGAACGTTGAAAAGAAAGGACAT GTTATAAGTGAAGACAAAAGTTTCAGTATCGACAGACTGCTCATGTCACCCACATTAAATCAATTGATCCGTCATAATAGAACTGAGAAAAGTCGCACGAACCGTAATCGAGCTTTGGATAAATGCCCCCAAAAGCAAGGAGTATGCCTACGGGTTTTTACGAGAACACCCAAGAAGCCAAATTCAGCTCTGCGTAAGGTAGCCAAAGTAAGGCTGAGCAATCGAAATGATGTATTTTCTTACATTCCAGGTGAAGGTCATAATTTGCAGGAACATTCTATGGTCTTAATAAGAGGGGGCAGAGTGAAAGATTTGCCAGGTGTGAAATTCCACTGTATCAGAGGAGTTAAGGATTTGCTGGGACTTCCAAACCGAAGGAGAGGCCGATCAAAATATGGTGCAGAGAAGCCCAAGAGCGCCTGA